In Ciconia boyciana chromosome 16, ASM3463844v1, whole genome shotgun sequence, one genomic interval encodes:
- the PRPSAP1 gene encoding phosphoribosyl pyrophosphate synthase-associated protein 1 isoform X3, whose protein sequence is MELLIMAYALKTSCARNIIGVIPYFPYSKQSKMRKRGSIVCKLLASMLAKAGLTHIITMDLHQKEIQGFFSFPVDNLRASPFLLQYIQEEIPDYRNAVIVAKSPDAAKRAQSYAERLRLGLAVIHGEAQCTEQDMDDGRHSPPMVKNATVHPGLELPLMMAKEKPPITVVGDVGGRIAIIVDDIIDDVESFVAAAEILKERGAYKIFVMATHGLLSADAPRLIEESSIDEVVVTNTVPHEVQKLQCPKIKTVDISLILSEAIRRIHNGESMAYLFRNITVDD, encoded by the exons ATGGAGCTGCTGATAATGGCATATGCACTGAAGACTTCCTGTGCCAGGAACATCATTGGGGTCATCCCTTACTTCCCCtacagcaaacaaagcaaaatgaggaagagGGGCTCTATAGTCTGCAAGCTGCTGGCTTCGATGCTCGCCAAGGCAG gtTTAACACACATTATCACTATGGACCTTCATCAAAAGGAAATTCAAGGCTTCTTCAGCTTTCCAGTAGACAACCTGAGAGCATCCCCTTTCTTGCTTCAGTATATACAGGAAGAA ATTCCAGATTACAGAAACGCAGTTATTGTAGCCAAATCTCCTGATGCAGCTAAAAG GGCTCAGTCTTACGCTGAGAGACTACGGCTGGGACTAGCAGTGATCCATGGAGAGGCTCAGTGTACAGAGCAGGACATGGATGATGGACGTCACTCCCCTCCGATGGTCAAAAATGCAACTGTGCATCCTGGTCTGGAGCTGCCGT tGATGATGGCCAAGGAGAAACCGCCAATAACTGTGGTTGGAGACGTTGGAGGAAGAATTGCCATCATTGTG gATGACATCATCGATGATGTGGAAAGCTTTGTAGCTGCTGCAGAGATCCTGAAAGAGCGTGGAGCCTACAAGATTTTTGTAATGGCTACTCATGGGCTCCTGTCAGCAGATGCCCCCCGTCTCATAGAGGAATCCTCCATCGATGAG GTGGTAGTAACCAACACAGTTCCTCATGAGGTACAGAAGCTGCAGTGCCCCAAGATAAAGACTGTGGATATCAGTTTGATTCTCTCTGAAGCCATCCGACGAATCCACAATGGCGAGTCCATGGCCTATCTCTTTCGCAACATCACTGTTGATGACTAG
- the PRPSAP1 gene encoding phosphoribosyl pyrophosphate synthase-associated protein 1 isoform X2: MNAARSGYRVFSANSTAACTELAKRITERLGAELGKSVVYQETNGETRVEIKESVRGQDIFIIQTIPRDVNTAVMELLIMAYALKTSCARNIIGVIPYFPYSKQSKMRKRGSIVCKLLASMLAKAGLTHIITMDLHQKEIQGFFSFPVDNLRASPFLLQYIQEEIPDYRNAVIVAKSPDAAKRAQSYAERLRLGLAVIHGEAQCTEQDMDDGRHSPPMVKNATVHPGLELPLMMAKEKPPITVVGDVGGRIAIIVDDIIDDVESFVAAAEILKERGAYKIFVMATHGLLSADAPRLIEESSIDEVVVTNTVPHEVQKLQCPKIKTVDISLILSEAIRRIHNGESMAYLFRNITVDD, translated from the exons ATGAATGCAGCCAGAAGTGGCTACCGGGTCTTCTCGGCCAACTCCACGGCAGCCTGCACCGAGCTGGCGAAGAGGATCACGGA gcGTCTCGGTGCTGAGCTGGGGAAATCTGTGGTGTACCAGGAAACCAATGGAG AAACAAGAGTTGAAATAAAAGAGTCCGTCCGGGGACAGGATATCTTCATTATACAGACAATCCCCAG AGATGTGAATACTGCTGTCATGGAGCTGCTGATAATGGCATATGCACTGAAGACTTCCTGTGCCAGGAACATCATTGGGGTCATCCCTTACTTCCCCtacagcaaacaaagcaaaatgaggaagagGGGCTCTATAGTCTGCAAGCTGCTGGCTTCGATGCTCGCCAAGGCAG gtTTAACACACATTATCACTATGGACCTTCATCAAAAGGAAATTCAAGGCTTCTTCAGCTTTCCAGTAGACAACCTGAGAGCATCCCCTTTCTTGCTTCAGTATATACAGGAAGAA ATTCCAGATTACAGAAACGCAGTTATTGTAGCCAAATCTCCTGATGCAGCTAAAAG GGCTCAGTCTTACGCTGAGAGACTACGGCTGGGACTAGCAGTGATCCATGGAGAGGCTCAGTGTACAGAGCAGGACATGGATGATGGACGTCACTCCCCTCCGATGGTCAAAAATGCAACTGTGCATCCTGGTCTGGAGCTGCCGT tGATGATGGCCAAGGAGAAACCGCCAATAACTGTGGTTGGAGACGTTGGAGGAAGAATTGCCATCATTGTG gATGACATCATCGATGATGTGGAAAGCTTTGTAGCTGCTGCAGAGATCCTGAAAGAGCGTGGAGCCTACAAGATTTTTGTAATGGCTACTCATGGGCTCCTGTCAGCAGATGCCCCCCGTCTCATAGAGGAATCCTCCATCGATGAG GTGGTAGTAACCAACACAGTTCCTCATGAGGTACAGAAGCTGCAGTGCCCCAAGATAAAGACTGTGGATATCAGTTTGATTCTCTCTGAAGCCATCCGACGAATCCACAATGGCGAGTCCATGGCCTATCTCTTTCGCAACATCACTGTTGATGACTAG
- the PRPSAP1 gene encoding phosphoribosyl pyrophosphate synthase-associated protein 1 isoform X1, whose protein sequence is MAAGAVSPRGEDGRRGERRSSRVVELAWLAPRGLHDSLAMNAARSGYRVFSANSTAACTELAKRITERLGAELGKSVVYQETNGETRVEIKESVRGQDIFIIQTIPRDVNTAVMELLIMAYALKTSCARNIIGVIPYFPYSKQSKMRKRGSIVCKLLASMLAKAGLTHIITMDLHQKEIQGFFSFPVDNLRASPFLLQYIQEEIPDYRNAVIVAKSPDAAKRAQSYAERLRLGLAVIHGEAQCTEQDMDDGRHSPPMVKNATVHPGLELPLMMAKEKPPITVVGDVGGRIAIIVDDIIDDVESFVAAAEILKERGAYKIFVMATHGLLSADAPRLIEESSIDEVVVTNTVPHEVQKLQCPKIKTVDISLILSEAIRRIHNGESMAYLFRNITVDD, encoded by the exons ATGGCAGCGGGGGCGGTCTCTCCCCGCGGAGAAGATGGCCGCCGAGGGGAGCGGCGCTCTAGCCGGGTGGTGGAACTCGCTTGGCTGG CTCCACGGGGGTTGCATGACTCTTTGGCGATGAATGCAGCCAGAAGTGGCTACCGGGTCTTCTCGGCCAACTCCACGGCAGCCTGCACCGAGCTGGCGAAGAGGATCACGGA gcGTCTCGGTGCTGAGCTGGGGAAATCTGTGGTGTACCAGGAAACCAATGGAG AAACAAGAGTTGAAATAAAAGAGTCCGTCCGGGGACAGGATATCTTCATTATACAGACAATCCCCAG AGATGTGAATACTGCTGTCATGGAGCTGCTGATAATGGCATATGCACTGAAGACTTCCTGTGCCAGGAACATCATTGGGGTCATCCCTTACTTCCCCtacagcaaacaaagcaaaatgaggaagagGGGCTCTATAGTCTGCAAGCTGCTGGCTTCGATGCTCGCCAAGGCAG gtTTAACACACATTATCACTATGGACCTTCATCAAAAGGAAATTCAAGGCTTCTTCAGCTTTCCAGTAGACAACCTGAGAGCATCCCCTTTCTTGCTTCAGTATATACAGGAAGAA ATTCCAGATTACAGAAACGCAGTTATTGTAGCCAAATCTCCTGATGCAGCTAAAAG GGCTCAGTCTTACGCTGAGAGACTACGGCTGGGACTAGCAGTGATCCATGGAGAGGCTCAGTGTACAGAGCAGGACATGGATGATGGACGTCACTCCCCTCCGATGGTCAAAAATGCAACTGTGCATCCTGGTCTGGAGCTGCCGT tGATGATGGCCAAGGAGAAACCGCCAATAACTGTGGTTGGAGACGTTGGAGGAAGAATTGCCATCATTGTG gATGACATCATCGATGATGTGGAAAGCTTTGTAGCTGCTGCAGAGATCCTGAAAGAGCGTGGAGCCTACAAGATTTTTGTAATGGCTACTCATGGGCTCCTGTCAGCAGATGCCCCCCGTCTCATAGAGGAATCCTCCATCGATGAG GTGGTAGTAACCAACACAGTTCCTCATGAGGTACAGAAGCTGCAGTGCCCCAAGATAAAGACTGTGGATATCAGTTTGATTCTCTCTGAAGCCATCCGACGAATCCACAATGGCGAGTCCATGGCCTATCTCTTTCGCAACATCACTGTTGATGACTAG